TTTTATGCAAAAGAGAGGAAAAATAGATTTTATGTTTTAGTTTTAAATAATTATATTGCCATCTTAGGATATGAAAATTATAAACCAATTTTTAGCGATATTATAATTATCAATGAAGAGGAAAAAGTAGATGAATCTAATGAAGAGATTATTGAAGATATTGAAGATATTGACCTACTTAATGAAATAGAAGAAGATACTCCTCTTGATGAAAATATCGAAGAAATTGATGAAAAAGAAATTGAAGAAAATTTAGAAGAAAAATTAGATAAATTAACAACAAATATTGAAGTAAAAATATTAAACTCTTTAAAAGAATCACTAAAAGATTATTATGAAAATTATTCGAATGATTTTATTGAAAAAATAATAATACTTGATACAATAGGCATTGATATAACATTAAATAATTTAATTGAAGATGAATTATTAATACCTTCTGAGATAGAAAATTTTGATTTGTTAAAAACACTAAATAGGATGTCAATTGAAAGTATATAGTTTTATAAAACCTAAAAAAAAGCCACTTTTTAAAGAAGACACAAAACTTTGGCTAATTTTTATAATAGCTTCTTTGTTTTTATATATTATTTTTGCTATCTTTTTACTTTTTAAGGCATATTTATTTAATAAAGACTCAAAAGAATTAATTACTCAAATTGACTCATTAAAACAAAAAATTACTCAAATAAAAGCACAAAAAGAATTTATTTATAAACAAAAAGTTATCTATGAAAACATCATAACAAAAAATGATTTAGTAAAACAAGAAATAAAAAACCTTCTTGACTTAATTCCAGACCCAATTACATTAGAAAAATTTTATATAGATAATAATAAATTAATTATTTATGGAATAACTCCAACCAAAGATATATATAATTTATTAATGTTACCTCCATTGCAATCAATTTTTGAGAAAACTCAAACTTATTTTTATGAATTACCTAATGGTTGGTATAGATTTAAATCAGAAAACTTTATAAAGAGTGAAGATGAAAATCAAACTACCCAAAATTAATTTAAAAATACCAAAAGTAACAATATACGGTATTGATGTTGTAAAAAACTTCCTTTATTTTATTTTATATCTTATAATAACCCTTCTTGCAATAGCTTTTCTAATAGCCCCAGCAATAAAAACTTTTAAAACTGCTCAAAAAAAATATTTTGAAATAAAAACAGAGTATTTATCTGTAAAAAATAATTACAATAACGAACTTAATGACTTAAATAAATTAAAAAAAGAAAATAGAGCTATTATTTTAAAATTTAAAAGAGATTTTGATATTAATAATTTTAAATTATTTGCTTCAAAATATATGAAAATAGAAAATATAAAAAAAGATAAAACTAAAATTTTTAAAAAAGACTTTATAAAAACAATTTATTACATAAATGCCTTTATAAAATCTCCTAAAAATTTTTACGATTTTATTGATGGATTAAAAAAATATAAAAATATAATTAAAGTATATTTTCCTATTGATTTTGAAAAAGAAAAAAATGATATAAAAATTACTCTAAAAATTGAGCATTATCGACTTAAAAACAAAAATGCACTAAAAGCAGAAGAGAATGCCCACTGAAAGTTATATCCTCCAAGTTCGCCTGTTACATCTAAAACCTCTCCTATGAAAAAAATATTAGGACTAAATTTACTTCTCATAAATTCATCAATTTCATCTGTGTTAACTCCACCCTTTGTAACTTCCGCTTTTTCAAATCCAAAAGTACCTGCTGGTGCAAATTCGTAATTATTAAATAGTTTTAGTTTTTCTTTTTCTTCTTTTGTTAAAAACTTTATTTTCTTATCTACAACTCCTAAAACATCCAAAAACTCTTTTACAAATCTTTTTGGTAAAGGGAGTTGTGTTGAAATTTGTTTATTTGGATTTTTTAAAAAATAAAACATATTCTTACCCGCTAAAAAATCTATTACTATTTTTCCTCTATTCCATCTAAGAGATGCATTTAAAATTGCAGGACCTGTTATTCCTCTATGAGAAAACAAAACATTATCTTTATAACTATATTCTCCTACTTTAATATCAGCTAAAAAAGAGATACCACTTAATTTTTTAAACCATTCTTCTTGTTTTTGGACTGTAAATCCAACTAATGCTGGTTTTAATATTTTTATATTATGCCCTAAATTCTCAGCAATTTTATATCCAATATTACTTGCTCCAAGTTTTTTAAAACTAACCCCTCCTGTTGCTACTACAATATTTTTTGCTTTAAATTCTCCTTTTGATGTTAAAATTTTATTTTTTTCTATTCCTAAAATTTGAGTATTTAATAAAACATTTTTTACATTTTTCTTAAAATAATTTAGTAATACCTCAGAGCTTTCAAAAAAATATTGATTCTTCTTTTTTTTAAAAACTTTTAAATTATTTCTTTTTAAAAAATTAAGTAAATCTTTATTATTAAATTTTTCAAATGTTTTTCTTATAAATTTATTATCTCCATCATAATTTTTAGGAGATAAAACTTTATTTGTAATATTACATTTACCTCCTCCACTTACTTTTATCTTTTTACCTATTTCAGTGTTATGTTCAATAATTAAATAATTTTTCTTTAATAAATCTCCTAAAAACAGCCCACTCGCACCTGCTCCTAAAATTATAGTATCATACAAAATAACCCTTTTTGATAGAATTATACAAAAGGAGTAATATGAAAAGAAGAATTTATTATAACAATACAGATGCGGGAGGAGTTGTTTATCATACAGAATATATAAAATTTTGCGAACAAGCAAGAAGTGAAGTATTTTTTCATAATAATATTATATTTGAAGACGATGGATATGTAGTAAAAGAATTAAATGCAAAATATATAAAACCAGCTAAACTTGGAGATTTAATAGAAATAAAAACTAATATTTTAGAAATAAAAAACGCTTCTATAAAACTTCTTCAAGAAATATTTTTAGAAAAAACTAAAATTTTTTCAATAACTATTATTTTAGTATATATAAAAAACAATAAAATTTCCAAAATTCCACAAAAACATTTAAGGATATTAAATGAACTCAAAAAGTAAAGGAAATATTGCTGAAAAAAAAGCAAAAGAATATTTATTAAATAAAAAATTTAGAATAGTTGAAACAAATTTTTATTGTAAAGGTGGAGAAATAGATATTATAGCTTATAAAAATGATGTAATTCATTTTATTGAGGTAAAAAGTGGCAATTCTTTTGAACCGATATACAATATTACACGAACTAAATTAAATAGAATAATAAAATGCGCTTATTTTTACTTACAAAAACATAAAATTAATTTAGATTTTTGTATTGATGCAATAATAATAAAAAATAATCAAATTGAATTTATTGAAAATTTAACTTTATAAATAAAAAGGAGAAAGGATGAAAAAGGGGGTAGTGAAATTATATAGATAAAACATTAATTTAACATTAAATAAACAAAAATTTTACAAAAATTTTACAAATTAATATTTTCAGAAGGTTTACCTAAATAATAACCTTGCCCATATATAATATTTAACTCTTTTAATTTTTGTACAATCTCTTCATTTTCTACAAATTCAGCAACTATTTCAATATTCAAACTTCTTAAAATATAAACTATCCCTTTTAAAATATTAAATAAATTTTCATCTTTATCAAGATTTTTTATCAAACTTCCATCAATTTTTACAAAATCAGCATTCATTTTAGCAATATGAGAAAAATTAGAATATCCACTTCCAAAATCATCTATTGCTACTTTACCTCCCATAGATTTAATATACTTAATAAATTTATTTATATCACTATAATCACTAATCGCTTCACTCTCTAAAATTTCAAAAGTCATTTTATTAATTATTCCATAATCTCTATTAGCCTTAGCTAAAATTTTCCATATTTTTCTATCTAAAATATCTTCAATTGAAAAATTCACACTAAATTCCATATCCACATCTTTAAATTCTTCAATAGCTTTTTTCAAAATAATAGAAGTTATCTCTTCATAAAGCTTATTTTCTTTTGCTATTTCTAAATATGGAAAAATAGAAACTAATCTATCATCTAATTTTAAACGAGCTAATACCTCATATTTTACAACTTTTTGAGTTTTTAAATCTACTATTGGTTGAAACACTGGAATTAACCTATCTTCTTTAATTGCTGAATAAAGTTCTTTACTTTTTTTAATATTTTCTTCTATCTCTTTTCTTAAATTAAACTCATCTTTAAAAAATAGATATTTTTTTCTTGGAATATTTTTTACTTTTTTAAGAGCTATTAAAGCATTTTCAAAAAAAGGTCTTTTTAAACTAATACCTATTTTTACAGTAACTTTTAATATAACTCCATCAATCTCACATTCATTATTTTCAAAAAAATCAATAATATTTTCTATAACTTTTTTTAGTTTTAATTTCTCCCTTTTTAAAATAACTCCAAAATCATCTCCCCCTATTCTATAAATAAGAGCATTATGATTTTTTAATAACTCTTGTAATTTATTAGCAACATATACTAATACTTTATCCCCAAATTCACTTCCATAATATTCATTAATGTATCTAAATCCATTAATATTAACAATAAAAAATACTATTTCTTTTTCGTCCAATTTTTTTATATCTATTTCAAATTTATATCTATTATAAACACCAGTAAGAACATCTTTTAATGAAAGATATTTTAACTCCTTAGTTAATAACTTTAATTTCTTATTTTCTCTTTCAAGCCAAATTAAAAGAAAAATACTAATTATTGTATAAAAAGCAATAAAAATTATAATTAATAAAGATAAACTTTTTATCTCAACACTTTTATAAGTATTAGTCTCAAATACCTCTTTATCTATCTTTCTTAGTAACTTTTTAGTTTTAGAATTAAGAATTTGTTCTAATAGATTATAATAAAGATTAAAATTGTTTTTAATATTTATTAAATGAGCTATAAAAAATTTATTATCTTTTTCTAACTTTTTATCCATAAATTTTAAAGAAGTAAAATATTTAATATCTAAATTTTTAAAAAAGTCTATATCATGAGTAGATTTTAAAAGCATAATATCAGACACTATCTTAACTACTTTAATATAATAGTAAATAGAAACATCTTTATTTAAAGAGAGTTGATTTATATAAGTTAACAAAAACATAAAAGAATTTTTTAAAGAAGAATTAATTGTCTCAAATCTATATATATCATCTATCTTTTTGTTTAACTCAACTTTATATTTTTTAAAAAAATTATAAGCTTGTGGATAGTTAGTTTTAAAAAAGTCATTTTTATCTAACATAGAAACTCTATTTCGTAGCATTCTAATAGCTTTATCTATTTCATCAAAATTACTATACATATAAACACTATGTTTTAAAACAATTTCATCTACTACTAATTCTTTATGAAAAATAGCATCTATTTGTTTTTGAGTAATACTACTTTGTTTAAGAAATTCATAAAAATAATTCCCTTTTGAAAATAGAAAATATATTAATACTAAACCTAAAATAGAAAGAATACTTACATATAGTTTGCTATTTTTCATTTAGCTCTCCTGTTAATGTTCGTAAAAATAAAACAATTTTTCTTATATCTTTTCCTTCAAGAGTATATCCTAAATTATAATAAGCCATTTTAGAGACTGCTTCTTCTATACTATTAACACTTCCATCATGAAAAAAAACTCTTCTAAGAGTTATATTTCTAAGAGTTGGAACTCTATAAACACATTTATCAAGAGGATTTTTCGTAATTGAAAATCTATCATTCTTACAATTTGGATATTTTATTATAGTCCCTATTTTTTGAAAAGAGTTTCCTCCTATATTTATTCCATTATGACAAACTATACATCCATATTTTTTAAATAGCATATATCCTTCTTCCTCTTCTTTTGTTAAATTAGCTTTCCCTTTTAAATACCTGTCAAATTTCGAATTTGGAGTTACTAAACTTTTTTCAAATTCTACAATAGCTTTTAATACATCTTTGTACTCCACTCTATCTTTGTGAAAAACTTGTTTAAATAATTTTTTATATATTTCACTATTATTTAATCTTTCTTCTACTTCTTTTTCACTCATATCCATCTCATCATAAGCTTTTATTGCCCTATCGGCTTGGTCTATTAAACTATCAAATTCTCCATTCCAATTAAATTTAAAATTAAATCTTACATTTAAAATAGTTAAAGAGTGAATATCTCCTATCCTATTATAAACACCTATTGAAAATTTTCTATTATCACTCCATCCTTCATTTGGTTTATGACAAGATGCACAAGATATTTTTTTGTCTTTTGAAAGGATTGGGTCAAAAAAAAGCAATTTTCCAAGTCTTGCTTTTTGTTTATCATACTTTATATTTAAAGGTATTGGAGTAATAGGTTCAGAATATAAAAAAACAAAAAAAATAAAAATAAAAATATATTTCATTATTTCCCTTCTAAATTCTGAGATGGCTTTGCTAAATAATAACCTTGAAAACAATCAATTCCCATTTTTTTAACTTCATCATAAATCTCTTTATTTTCAACAAACTCTGCTATTGTTACTTTATCGGCTTTTTTTGAAAAGTTTATAATAGTTTCTAAAATTAATTTAGAATTTTTACTATATAAAATATCTTTTATAATACTTCCATCAATTTTTAAATAATCAATATCTAAATTTAGGATTCTATTAAAATTAGAATATCCACTTCCAAAGTCATCAATTGCAAACTTAACTCCTTTTTGCTTCAACACTTTTATAAAAGTATTAACTTCATTATAATTTTCTATTTCACTTTCAAGAATTTCAAAAGTAACTCTTTTTGATATATCTTTTTTTATTAAAAAACATTGATTAATTAAATTTAATATTTCCTTATTTAATATATCTTCAACTGAAAGATTAATACTCAATTCTAAATTTTTATTGGAATATAATTTATTAAATGCTTCTTTTATTATTATTTGAGTTACTCTGTGATAAAGTTTATTTTCTTTTAAAATTTCTAAATATGGATAAATACTTTTTATCTCATCTTTTACTTTTACTCGACAAAGAACCTCATATTTACATATATTTCCCTCTTTATCAAAAATTGGCTGATAATAAGGAATTATCTTATAATTATCTATCGCCTCTTTTATCTCTTTTGATTTTTTAATATTTAAAAACACATCTTTATTCATTTTGTTATCATATACTATAAACTTATCTTTGATATCTTTTTTTATATTTTTTAGTGCTATATCAGCATTTTCAAGATATGGAAATTTTTTTGATATTCCAGCGCTCATTGAAATGTTAAAAATTGTTTCATTAATTTTAAAATCTTTAATTTCTATTTGTTCAATTAAATCTTTTACAATACTTTTAATGTCGTTAATATCTACATTTTCAAAAATAAATGCAAAATCATCTGCTCCTACTCTATACACACCTCCTTTAATTTTTTTATTCTTAAAATACTTTTCTATAAATAACCCAACTTCCTTTAAAACTTTATCTCCAATATTACTTCCAAAATAGTCATTAATATTTTTAAATTTATCAATATTAAATATAACTACAATAGGACTATTATATTTTTTAATATCTTTTTTAAATGAAAATCTATTTTTAAGACCTGTTAAAGAATCATATTCAAGTAAATAAGTAATTGTTTTAATTTTATCATCAAGCCTGACAATATAGATTATAAGAAGAGACAGTATTATAATAATAAAACTAACTAACAAATAAGAAAGCATTTCAAATATTTTTAAGTTTTTACTTAATTTATATCTAAATGCAGTAATAGTATTATCTATTTTTTCATTTAAATTACTGTTAATTATTCTGTTTAAATAAAAACGTTGTTTTGGTAAGAACTTTAAATAAACTTTTAGATTTCTATAAAAAGCTTGTTCGTATATATCATTACTATTTTTAAATTTCTCTATTTTTTTTAAGTCTATATTTTTAATAAAATCATCATCTAATGAGTTTTTATATAAAAGGATTAATGATATTGTATGAAGTACTGTTTTATAATCATTTTTATCAAATTTAGCTATATCAATACTATCTAATAAATACATTAAGGAGTTTTTTAAAGGCTGGTTATATCTTAAATATTCAAAAATATCATTTTCTACATTAAAAACTTCATTTTCATATGCTTTAAATTTTTCATATACATTTTTATAAAACTTCTTAAAAAATACATTCTTATCAATTTTTTTATTTAATTTTCTAATATGATGTATTATCTTTGCAATGTTATCATTATTAGAATATAAAAATAAATTACTATACAAAACTTGATATTTTAGCTTGTTATTATAATTTTTAAGCAAAATTAAGTTATTTAATATATCAGAACTATTTTTGTAATATGACTTAGCAAAAAAACTAAATCCAATAATTAAAAAAATTACTAAAACACCTGTAATTATAATTGCCCATATTTTTAATGATAAACTTCTAATTTTCATCTAAACTCTTTGGCTGTTTTCCTGTTAGAGTTTTTAAAAAAAGATAAATATAATCAATATCTTTATTTGGTATCTCGATTCCTAAATTCCATTTTCCCATTAAATAAATAGCCTTTTTTAAAGATTTTACACTTCCATTATGAAAATATGGAGCAGTTTTATCTATATTTCTAAGAGTTGGTACTTTATAAACATATTTGTCATTTTTATTTTTAGTAACTTCATATCTATCTCTACCTCTTGGAATATCAATTTTATCAATAAAAATACCTATCTTTTGAAAAGAATTTCCTCCAATATTTACTCCATTATGACAAGTAATACATCCATAACTCTTAAATAAAAAATAACCTTTTTTTTCTTTGTCATTCAATGCAGCTTTATCACCTCGTAAATATCTATCAAATTTAGAATTAGGAGTAATTAAAGTTTTTTCAAATTCTGCAATAGCATCATAAACCATATCTGCTGTTATGTAATTTTTACCATATATTTTAAAAAACATTTTCTTATATAAATTATTAGAATTTACTCTATCTTCTAATGTTTTATTATCCATATCCATCTCTAATTTATCATGATTTGCCATCATTGCTTGTTGTTGTAATGTTTTTGCTCTACCATTCCAAAATTGCCAACAATTAAATACTGCATTATAAACAGTAGGAGAATTCATTGGTTTATCTACTTGTCCATAAACTCCAATAGAAAACTGTTTATTATCAGCTCCATAAAACTCAGGAGAATGACAAGAAGCACAAGATATTTTTTTATCTCTTGAGAAATTTGGGTCAAAAAAAAGCAACTTTCCAAGTTTTGCTTTTTCTTTATCATACTTTATATTTAAAGGTATTGGAGTAATAGGTTCTGCATTTAAAAAAACAAAAATTATCAACATAACTAAAAGCCTCATTTCAATCCTTTAATACTTTACATCCCACTCTTTTTAGTTTCTCTTCAAAATTAACTTTTGGAAAATTCAAACTATCTAAACTTGCAATTGTCCCTTTTCTAATATTTTCATATGGATGAGTATATAATTTAAATCCGAGTTTATACAATGTACATCTAATAGGTGTAGCTACTGAATAAGTTGTAATAACTCCTTTTTTATTTAAAATTTTCTTTAAATCACTAAAATATTCTATTGTCCAAAGTTCTTTATTAACCTTTGGTGAAAAAGCATCTTGATAAATAATATCGACATTTTTTAAGTTTTTTATATACTCTCTTGCATTTCCTATATATATATCAACTTCAATATTTTCATCTTTATAAAAAAAATTTTTGCTTATACTCTCAATAATGTGTCTTATTTTATTAAACTCTTTTGGATATTGAAAGTTTTTAAGAGATTTAACTAAATTTTTATCAATCTCAGGGGAGAATATTTTAAGTTTTATATTTTTAGGTTTATTTAAAATAGAAAGTAATGTGTTATATCCAAGCCCATAACAAATATCAAGTATTTTAATTTCACCTCCAAAATAGTTATTTTTTTTTGCTACTTCAAAAGCTGGATAAATATGTTTATACAAACTCTCTTTTATAGCCCCTTCACTACTATGATAACACTCATTATATTTTTCATTTTTTAATGTTAAACTTCCATCCTTTGTAATTACTTCTTTATACACTTACAATCTCCTCAATAATTAATTGAATTTCTCTTCCATAATAATTATTTTCATTTATGCTAAATTTAAAAGTAATTTCATCTTTAAATTCACCATCAAATCTAAAAATAATTGCAGGAAGTATTTTTTCATTTTGAGAGAGAATAAGTTTATAGTGATTATCTTTTAAATTTTGGATATGTTCTATTTTTGCACTTGCTATAAATTTTGGTTTTGGATTTGCTTCACCATATGGCTCAAATTTTTTTAAAATATCTAAAAGCTCAAAATCTATTTCACTAAAAGGAAGTTCCCCTAAAACAAAATCTTCAATAAAAAAATCTTCTTCATTATATTTTTTTATTTTTTCATTTACTTTTATTTTAAACTTTTCAAAATTTTCTTCTTTAATTGCAAGACCACAGGCCATTTTATGACCACCAAAACCTTCTAAAATATCTTTGCATTCATTAACTAAACTAAAAATATCAATATTTCCAAGGCTTCTTCCACTTCCCTTTAATAATTCATCTTTTTTAGAAAACACAATTGCAGGTTTTTTATATTTATGAACAATTCTACTTGCAATAATTCCTATTACACCTTCGTGATAATCTCCACTTACTACAACAAAATTATCTTCCTCATCTATTTCAATATCATCTAAAATCTCTTTTTCTATCTCTTTTCTTAAATTATTTAGGTTATCTAACTCTAAAAACAACCTAAAAGCTTCCTCTTCATCTTTTGAAGTTAAAAATTCAAATGCAACCTTTGCATTAGCTACTCTTCCAGCAGCATTAATTCTTGGGGCTATTTGATAGGCTATATCTTCTGAATTTATCTCTTTATTGAAAAATCTCTTAATAGCACAAGAAAAAGGTTTAGTAGCTTTATTTAATTTTTTAAGTCCCATATTAACAAGAGTTCTATTCATATGAGTTAGAGGCATAACATCAGCAATAATTGCTATTGCTAAAATATCCAAAAATTCTCTCAAATCAATTTTTAAATTTAGTGCATTTTTAATTGAAGCACATAAATACCAACCAACCTCAGCCCCACATATCTCTTTAAAAGGAAAATCAGGTGATATTTTTGGATTAACTATTGCATAAGCATTTGGCAGTATGAATTTAAAATTGAGAGTTGAGAATTTAGAATTAAATTCTCCATTTTCCATTTTCCATTTTTCATCTATTAGTGGAGTGTGATGGTCTGTAACAATCACATCAATTCCTAAATCATTACAAATTTCAACTGCTTCAAATGAAGTAATTCCATTATCAACAGTTATAATTAAATTAGCATCTATTTTCTCTAAAAGTTTAGGAGTTAATCCGTATCCTTCTTTAAATCTATTAGGAATTACTACTTCAATGTTATATCCTATTTTTTCAAAAAAAAGTTTCATAATAGCACTACTGCTAACCCCATCAACATCATAATCACCTACAACTACAATTTTTTCTTTGTTATTTATTGCTTTTATGATTCTTTTTGTAGCTTTATCTATACCACTTAAAAGAGAAAAATGAGGAATATTTAAAGAGTTAATTTCTTCTATTCTATTTGAGAGAATTTCTAAAATTTTTTGTTTAGTAAGCATTATCTATTTTTATAAGCATTTTCTACAAATGACATTATTACCTTATTTGGTGATTTTAATTTATTTGTAAATTCTGGATGAAATTGAACTGCAACAAACCAAGGATGGTCTTTAATCTCTACTGCTTCAATTAGTCCTTCTT
This Caminibacter mediatlanticus TB-2 DNA region includes the following protein-coding sequences:
- a CDS encoding NAD(P)/FAD-dependent oxidoreductase, with protein sequence MYDTIILGAGASGLFLGDLLKKNYLIIEHNTEIGKKIKVSGGGKCNITNKVLSPKNYDGDNKFIRKTFEKFNNKDLLNFLKRNNLKVFKKKKNQYFFESSEVLLNYFKKNVKNVLLNTQILGIEKNKILTSKGEFKAKNIVVATGGVSFKKLGASNIGYKIAENLGHNIKILKPALVGFTVQKQEEWFKKLSGISFLADIKVGEYSYKDNVLFSHRGITGPAILNASLRWNRGKIVIDFLAGKNMFYFLKNPNKQISTQLPLPKRFVKEFLDVLGVVDKKIKFLTKEEKEKLKLFNNYEFAPAGTFGFEKAEVTKGGVNTDEIDEFMRSKFSPNIFFIGEVLDVTGELGGYNFQWAFSSAFSAFLFLSR
- a CDS encoding acyl-CoA thioesterase → MKRRIYYNNTDAGGVVYHTEYIKFCEQARSEVFFHNNIIFEDDGYVVKELNAKYIKPAKLGDLIEIKTNILEIKNASIKLLQEIFLEKTKIFSITIILVYIKNNKISKIPQKHLRILNELKK
- a CDS encoding YraN family protein; translation: MNSKSKGNIAEKKAKEYLLNKKFRIVETNFYCKGGEIDIIAYKNDVIHFIEVKSGNSFEPIYNITRTKLNRIIKCAYFYLQKHKINLDFCIDAIIIKNNQIEFIENLTL
- a CDS encoding EAL domain-containing protein; the protein is MKNSKLYVSILSILGLVLIYFLFSKGNYFYEFLKQSSITQKQIDAIFHKELVVDEIVLKHSVYMYSNFDEIDKAIRMLRNRVSMLDKNDFFKTNYPQAYNFFKKYKVELNKKIDDIYRFETINSSLKNSFMFLLTYINQLSLNKDVSIYYYIKVVKIVSDIMLLKSTHDIDFFKNLDIKYFTSLKFMDKKLEKDNKFFIAHLINIKNNFNLYYNLLEQILNSKTKKLLRKIDKEVFETNTYKSVEIKSLSLLIIIFIAFYTIISIFLLIWLERENKKLKLLTKELKYLSLKDVLTGVYNRYKFEIDIKKLDEKEIVFFIVNINGFRYINEYYGSEFGDKVLVYVANKLQELLKNHNALIYRIGGDDFGVILKREKLKLKKVIENIIDFFENNECEIDGVILKVTVKIGISLKRPFFENALIALKKVKNIPRKKYLFFKDEFNLRKEIEENIKKSKELYSAIKEDRLIPVFQPIVDLKTQKVVKYEVLARLKLDDRLVSIFPYLEIAKENKLYEEITSIILKKAIEEFKDVDMEFSVNFSIEDILDRKIWKILAKANRDYGIINKMTFEILESEAISDYSDINKFIKYIKSMGGKVAIDDFGSGYSNFSHIAKMNADFVKIDGSLIKNLDKDENLFNILKGIVYILRSLNIEIVAEFVENEEIVQKLKELNIIYGQGYYLGKPSENINL
- a CDS encoding cytochrome-c peroxidase, which codes for MKYIFIFIFFVFLYSEPITPIPLNIKYDKQKARLGKLLFFDPILSKDKKISCASCHKPNEGWSDNRKFSIGVYNRIGDIHSLTILNVRFNFKFNWNGEFDSLIDQADRAIKAYDEMDMSEKEVEERLNNSEIYKKLFKQVFHKDRVEYKDVLKAIVEFEKSLVTPNSKFDRYLKGKANLTKEEEEGYMLFKKYGCIVCHNGINIGGNSFQKIGTIIKYPNCKNDRFSITKNPLDKCVYRVPTLRNITLRRVFFHDGSVNSIEEAVSKMAYYNLGYTLEGKDIRKIVLFLRTLTGELNEK
- a CDS encoding EAL domain-containing protein; this translates as MKIRSLSLKIWAIIITGVLVIFLIIGFSFFAKSYYKNSSDILNNLILLKNYNNKLKYQVLYSNLFLYSNNDNIAKIIHHIRKLNKKIDKNVFFKKFYKNVYEKFKAYENEVFNVENDIFEYLRYNQPLKNSLMYLLDSIDIAKFDKNDYKTVLHTISLILLYKNSLDDDFIKNIDLKKIEKFKNSNDIYEQAFYRNLKVYLKFLPKQRFYLNRIINSNLNEKIDNTITAFRYKLSKNLKIFEMLSYLLVSFIIIILSLLIIYIVRLDDKIKTITYLLEYDSLTGLKNRFSFKKDIKKYNSPIVVIFNIDKFKNINDYFGSNIGDKVLKEVGLFIEKYFKNKKIKGGVYRVGADDFAFIFENVDINDIKSIVKDLIEQIEIKDFKINETIFNISMSAGISKKFPYLENADIALKNIKKDIKDKFIVYDNKMNKDVFLNIKKSKEIKEAIDNYKIIPYYQPIFDKEGNICKYEVLCRVKVKDEIKSIYPYLEILKENKLYHRVTQIIIKEAFNKLYSNKNLELSINLSVEDILNKEILNLINQCFLIKKDISKRVTFEILESEIENYNEVNTFIKVLKQKGVKFAIDDFGSGYSNFNRILNLDIDYLKIDGSIIKDILYSKNSKLILETIINFSKKADKVTIAEFVENKEIYDEVKKMGIDCFQGYYLAKPSQNLEGK
- a CDS encoding cytochrome-c peroxidase; the protein is MRLLVMLIIFVFLNAEPITPIPLNIKYDKEKAKLGKLLFFDPNFSRDKKISCASCHSPEFYGADNKQFSIGVYGQVDKPMNSPTVYNAVFNCWQFWNGRAKTLQQQAMMANHDKLEMDMDNKTLEDRVNSNNLYKKMFFKIYGKNYITADMVYDAIAEFEKTLITPNSKFDRYLRGDKAALNDKEKKGYFLFKSYGCITCHNGVNIGGNSFQKIGIFIDKIDIPRGRDRYEVTKNKNDKYVYKVPTLRNIDKTAPYFHNGSVKSLKKAIYLMGKWNLGIEIPNKDIDYIYLFLKTLTGKQPKSLDEN
- a CDS encoding tRNA (5-methylaminomethyl-2-thiouridine)(34)-methyltransferase MnmD — translated: MYKEVITKDGSLTLKNEKYNECYHSSEGAIKESLYKHIYPAFEVAKKNNYFGGEIKILDICYGLGYNTLLSILNKPKNIKLKIFSPEIDKNLVKSLKNFQYPKEFNKIRHIIESISKNFFYKDENIEVDIYIGNAREYIKNLKNVDIIYQDAFSPKVNKELWTIEYFSDLKKILNKKGVITTYSVATPIRCTLYKLGFKLYTHPYENIRKGTIASLDSLNFPKVNFEEKLKRVGCKVLKD
- a CDS encoding single-stranded-DNA-specific exonuclease RecJ → MLTKQKILEILSNRIEEINSLNIPHFSLLSGIDKATKRIIKAINNKEKIVVVGDYDVDGVSSSAIMKLFFEKIGYNIEVVIPNRFKEGYGLTPKLLEKIDANLIITVDNGITSFEAVEICNDLGIDVIVTDHHTPLIDEKWKMENGEFNSKFSTLNFKFILPNAYAIVNPKISPDFPFKEICGAEVGWYLCASIKNALNLKIDLREFLDILAIAIIADVMPLTHMNRTLVNMGLKKLNKATKPFSCAIKRFFNKEINSEDIAYQIAPRINAAGRVANAKVAFEFLTSKDEEEAFRLFLELDNLNNLRKEIEKEILDDIEIDEEDNFVVVSGDYHEGVIGIIASRIVHKYKKPAIVFSKKDELLKGSGRSLGNIDIFSLVNECKDILEGFGGHKMACGLAIKEENFEKFKIKVNEKIKKYNEEDFFIEDFVLGELPFSEIDFELLDILKKFEPYGEANPKPKFIASAKIEHIQNLKDNHYKLILSQNEKILPAIIFRFDGEFKDEITFKFSINENNYYGREIQLIIEEIVSV